A window of Polaromonas hydrogenivorans contains these coding sequences:
- a CDS encoding oxidoreductase-like domain-containing protein, which translates to MPDLCRDDACAPASREAWQLLFTALQQRALDAGVILRRPPPEPTTCCGRGCNGCVWEGFYSAAAYWREEALLRLLE; encoded by the coding sequence ATGCCTGATCTTTGCAGGGATGACGCCTGTGCGCCCGCCAGCCGGGAGGCTTGGCAGCTGCTGTTTACCGCCCTGCAGCAGCGCGCCCTTGACGCTGGCGTGATCCTGCGCCGTCCCCCACCAGAGCCCACGACCTGCTGCGGGCGCGGCTGTAATGGCTGCGTGTGGGAGGGTTTCTACAGCGCGGCAGCTTATTGGCGGGAAGAGGCTTTGCTTCGGCTGCTGGAATGA
- the gshA gene encoding glutamate--cysteine ligase: protein MTQLQAPANAIFQNRLSRLKALTPRQLKGMRRGIEKESLRAQPSGALALTPHPAALGSALTHPSITTDFSESQVELVTSAHASPEAALAELTQLHQFTYRALQGNCEGSGDEMLWVSSMPCGLPTDETIPIARFGSSNVGRAKSVYRMGLSHRYGRRMQTISGIHYNWSLPGVTSEQYFALIRNFRRQAFLLLYLFGASPAVCSSFVAGRQHELQKLTDNTMYMPHGTSLRMGRLGYQSDAQASLAVSYNSLEGYAASLQDALSRPYPAYEAVGIRNPGGDYNQLATTLLQIENEFYGTIRPKRVIRQGERPLHALRERGVEYIEVRLMDLDPFETVGINAQTMRFIDVFLLHCLLSDSPPDTPAEINELKHNQHQTAARGREPGVMLKRQGGEVALVEWGGEVLAQCAPIAAALDAVHGGTQYRDALAAAAAGLADADTLPSARVLAAMERDFDSSFVRFVRAQSLQTRDALQSLPLTDEQLARFTALSEQSVEERKKIEAADSLPFEEYRQHYVSPECLEVRVPEVAHV, encoded by the coding sequence ATGACCCAATTGCAGGCACCCGCCAATGCGATATTTCAAAACCGCCTGAGCCGCCTGAAAGCGCTCACCCCCCGGCAACTCAAGGGCATGCGACGCGGCATCGAGAAAGAAAGCCTGCGCGCCCAGCCCAGCGGCGCCCTGGCGCTGACGCCGCACCCCGCCGCCCTCGGTTCGGCATTGACGCACCCCAGCATCACCACCGACTTCAGCGAATCGCAGGTCGAACTGGTCACCAGCGCGCATGCCAGCCCCGAAGCCGCTTTGGCCGAACTCACGCAGCTGCACCAGTTCACCTACCGCGCGCTGCAGGGCAACTGCGAAGGCAGCGGCGACGAAATGCTCTGGGTCTCCAGCATGCCCTGCGGCCTGCCGACCGACGAAACCATTCCGATTGCCCGCTTCGGCTCGTCCAACGTCGGGCGCGCCAAGAGCGTCTATCGCATGGGCCTGTCGCACCGCTATGGCCGGCGCATGCAGACGATTTCGGGCATTCACTACAACTGGTCGCTGCCCGGCGTGACCAGCGAGCAGTACTTTGCGCTGATCCGCAATTTCCGCCGTCAGGCGTTCTTGCTGCTGTATTTGTTCGGCGCCTCGCCGGCGGTGTGCTCTAGCTTTGTCGCCGGCCGCCAGCACGAGCTGCAGAAACTGACCGACAACACCATGTACATGCCGCACGGCACGTCGCTGCGCATGGGGCGGCTGGGCTACCAGAGCGATGCGCAGGCGTCGCTGGCCGTCAGCTACAACAGCCTCGAAGGCTACGCCGCGTCGCTGCAGGACGCACTGAGCCGGCCCTATCCGGCCTATGAGGCGGTGGGCATCCGCAACCCCGGCGGCGACTACAACCAGCTGGCCACCACGCTCTTGCAGATCGAGAACGAGTTCTACGGCACCATCCGCCCCAAGCGCGTGATTCGCCAGGGCGAGCGGCCGCTGCATGCGCTGCGCGAGCGCGGCGTCGAATACATCGAGGTCCGCCTGATGGACCTGGACCCGTTCGAGACGGTCGGCATCAACGCGCAGACGATGCGTTTCATCGACGTATTTTTGCTGCACTGCCTGCTGTCGGACAGCCCGCCCGACACGCCGGCCGAAATCAACGAACTCAAGCACAACCAGCACCAGACGGCGGCGCGCGGCCGCGAACCCGGCGTGATGCTCAAGCGCCAGGGCGGCGAAGTGGCGTTGGTGGAGTGGGGCGGCGAAGTGCTGGCCCAGTGCGCGCCGATAGCCGCCGCGCTCGATGCTGTACACGGCGGCACGCAGTACCGCGATGCGCTGGCGGCAGCCGCAGCCGGGCTGGCCGATGCCGACACGCTGCCGTCAGCCCGCGTGCTGGCCGCCATGGAACGCGACTTTGACAGCTCCTTTGTCCGGTTTGTCCGCGCCCAGTCGCTCCAAACCCGCGACGCCCTGCAAAGCCTGCCGCTGACGGACGAGCAACTGGCGCGCTTCACCGCGCTGAGCGAGCAGTCGGTCGAGGAACGCAAGAAGATCGAAGCCGCCGACAGCCTGCCTTTCGAGGAATACCGCCAGCACTATGTGTCGCCGGAATGTTTGGAGGTGCGGGTTCCAGAGGTTGCGCACGTCTGA
- a CDS encoding alpha/beta hydrolase, with protein sequence MSLQIIEAQTGENPVATILIMHGLGADGRDFVPIAEQLDLSSIGPVRFLFPSAPHMPVTINGGYSMPAWYDILGADLVSRQDEAGMRQTQASMEAIIANEKARGIAASRIVVAGFSQGCAMALMAGLRHGERLAGIAGLSGYLPLAEKTLAEGSVANKDVPIFLAHGSRDGVVALPRAVATRDALTAMGYPVEWHEYLMEHSVCPQEVADLEKWLLRVLA encoded by the coding sequence ATGTCCCTCCAGATCATTGAAGCCCAGACCGGCGAAAACCCCGTCGCCACCATTCTCATCATGCACGGCCTGGGCGCTGACGGGCGCGACTTCGTGCCGATTGCCGAGCAGCTCGACCTGTCGAGCATCGGGCCGGTGCGCTTTTTGTTTCCGAGCGCGCCGCACATGCCGGTGACGATCAACGGCGGCTACAGCATGCCCGCCTGGTACGACATCCTGGGCGCCGACCTGGTCAGCCGCCAGGACGAAGCCGGCATGCGCCAGACCCAGGCGTCGATGGAAGCCATCATCGCCAATGAAAAAGCGCGCGGCATTGCGGCCAGCCGCATCGTGGTCGCCGGTTTTTCGCAGGGCTGCGCCATGGCGCTGATGGCCGGCTTGCGCCACGGCGAGCGGCTGGCCGGCATCGCGGGCCTGTCGGGCTATTTGCCGCTGGCTGAAAAAACGCTTGCCGAAGGCAGCGTCGCCAACAAGGACGTTCCCATCTTCCTGGCCCATGGCTCGCGCGACGGCGTGGTGGCGCTGCCGCGCGCTGTCGCTACCCGTGACGCGTTGACGGCCATGGGTTACCCCGTCGAATGGCATGAGTACCTGATGGAGCATTCGGTCTGCCCGCAGGAAGTGGCTGACCTGGAGAAGTGGCTGCTGCGCGTCCTGGCCTGA
- a CDS encoding DUF4864 domain-containing protein, which yields MKTSSTLTSLFPCRLARWLAAALAACMLWGPAQASPLSSADEKGVRAVVEGQLAALARDDAGAAFSFAAPNVRKTVGSAARFMEMVRRSYPAIYRPASAAFLKPEDHHGQVLQRVQLMDDDGNAWLALYSLQRQKDKTWRITGCQVVPNKGRMA from the coding sequence ATGAAAACCAGTTCAACCCTTACTTCGCTTTTTCCTTGCCGCCTGGCGCGGTGGCTGGCAGCGGCGCTGGCCGCCTGCATGCTGTGGGGGCCAGCGCAGGCGTCGCCGCTCAGCAGCGCCGACGAGAAAGGCGTGCGCGCCGTGGTCGAAGGCCAGTTGGCCGCGCTCGCCAGGGACGACGCCGGCGCGGCGTTTTCGTTCGCGGCGCCCAACGTGCGAAAAACCGTCGGCTCGGCAGCGCGATTCATGGAAATGGTGCGCAGGAGCTATCCGGCCATCTACCGCCCCGCCTCGGCCGCTTTCCTCAAGCCCGAGGACCACCATGGACAAGTCCTCCAGCGGGTGCAGTTGATGGATGACGACGGCAATGCCTGGCTGGCGCTCTACAGCCTGCAGCGGCAAAAGGACAAGACCTGGCGAATCACCGGTTGCCAGGTCGTTCCCAACAAGGGACGCATGGCCTGA
- the norR gene encoding nitric oxide reductase transcriptional regulator NorR: MIANPMLQALVPLVDDLSRELPDSERYRRLLDAMRALLPCDAVALLRLDGDWLLPLAVNGLSRDTLGRRFKIDEHPRFGLLLAAGGPLRIAADSPLPDPYDGLVEGFHGQLEVHDCMGCPVRVGEKPWGLLTLDSLARERLSAVDLRDLQAFASLAAATVSVVQRIEGLALRAEDERRRADIFRALMAEKSAPPTLIGQSPAHLRLLEEIAIVGNSALTVLLTGETGVGKELVAQALHAASPRASRPLISLNCAALPETLVESELFGHVRGAFSGAVADRRGKFELADGGTLFLDEVGELPLAVQAKLLRVLQGGQLQRLGSDREHKVDVRVIAATNRDLAAEVRDGRFRADFYHRLSVYPLVVPPLRERGQDVLLLAGNFLEQNRSRLGLGSLRLDASARAALLAHDWPGNVRELEHLVSRSALKALAGQSPRPRIVSLSAGHFDFPVAQESAAAGTLAAATNAPAASAAAPVDLRTSTEVHQRQCIEASLERHRHNWASAARELGLHRANLVRLARRLGLAGKGPA; encoded by the coding sequence TTGATTGCCAACCCGATGTTGCAGGCGCTGGTGCCGCTGGTCGATGACCTGTCGCGCGAACTGCCTGACAGTGAGCGCTACCGCCGCCTGTTAGATGCGATGCGCGCCTTGCTGCCCTGCGACGCGGTGGCGCTGCTGCGGCTGGACGGCGACTGGCTGCTGCCGCTGGCGGTCAATGGCCTGAGCCGCGACACGCTGGGCCGGCGCTTCAAAATCGACGAGCACCCGCGTTTCGGCCTGCTGCTGGCGGCCGGCGGCCCGCTGCGCATTGCCGCCGACAGCCCGCTGCCTGATCCCTACGACGGCCTGGTCGAGGGCTTTCACGGCCAGCTGGAAGTGCATGACTGCATGGGCTGCCCGGTGCGGGTCGGTGAAAAGCCGTGGGGCTTGCTGACCCTCGACTCGCTGGCCAGGGAGCGCTTGTCAGCGGTCGATTTGCGTGACCTGCAGGCTTTCGCCAGTCTGGCGGCCGCCACCGTCAGCGTCGTGCAGCGCATCGAAGGCCTGGCCCTGCGGGCCGAGGACGAGCGCCGGCGCGCCGACATTTTTCGCGCGCTGATGGCCGAAAAAAGCGCGCCGCCCACGCTGATCGGCCAAAGCCCTGCGCACCTGCGGCTGCTGGAGGAAATCGCCATCGTCGGCAACAGCGCGCTGACGGTGCTGCTGACGGGTGAAACCGGCGTCGGCAAGGAACTGGTGGCGCAGGCGCTGCATGCTGCGTCGCCGCGTGCCTCGCGCCCGCTGATCAGCCTGAACTGCGCGGCGCTGCCCGAGACGCTGGTCGAAAGCGAGCTGTTCGGCCATGTGCGCGGTGCGTTTTCCGGTGCCGTGGCCGACCGGCGCGGCAAGTTCGAGCTGGCCGATGGCGGCACGCTGTTCCTCGACGAAGTCGGCGAGCTGCCGCTGGCGGTGCAGGCCAAGCTGCTGCGCGTGCTGCAGGGCGGGCAACTGCAGCGCCTGGGCTCGGACCGCGAGCATAAGGTCGATGTGCGCGTGATTGCCGCCACCAACCGCGACCTGGCCGCCGAGGTGCGCGACGGCCGCTTTCGCGCCGATTTTTACCACCGGCTCAGCGTCTATCCGCTGGTCGTGCCGCCGCTGCGCGAGCGCGGCCAGGACGTGCTGCTGCTGGCGGGCAATTTCCTGGAGCAGAACCGTTCGCGCCTGGGGCTGGGCAGTTTGCGGCTCGATGCCAGCGCGCGGGCTGCGCTGCTGGCGCACGACTGGCCCGGCAATGTGCGCGAGCTTGAACATCTGGTGAGCCGCAGCGCGCTGAAAGCCCTGGCCGGCCAGTCGCCACGGCCCCGCATCGTGAGCCTGAGCGCCGGGCATTTTGATTTTCCGGTGGCGCAGGAAAGCGCGGCGGCAGGAACACTGGCGGCGGCCACGAATGCGCCCGCCGCCAGTGCTGCGGCACCCGTTGATTTGCGCACCTCGACCGAGGTGCACCAGCGCCAGTGCATAGAAGCCAGCCTGGAGCGCCATCGCCACAACTGGGCCTCGGCAGCGCGCGAGTTGGGCCTGCACCGCGCCAACCTGGTCAGGCTGGCCCGGCGGCTGGGGCTGGCCGGAAAAGGGCCGGCATGA
- the hmpA gene encoding NO-inducible flavohemoprotein, translating into MLTPEQRAIVKSTVPLLETGGEALTTHFYKIMLAEHPEVRPFFNQAHQANGDQPRALANGVLMYARNIDRLEQLGGLVNQIIQKHVSLQIEAAHYPVVGSCLLRAIREVLGAEIATDEVIAAWAAAYQQLADILIGAEEKIYADVAAAPGGWRGGRAFRVARKVAESAEITSFYLEPQDGGALASFEPGQYIGLRLVVNGQEIRRNYSLSAAPNGNDYRISVKREPGGVASNYLHDQVHEGDVLELAPPAGEFVLADSDKPLVLISGGVGITPTLAMLDAALLGTRPVHFIHFARNRSAHAFRAAIEARHARHAQLKRFYVYDEHADEAQAPHAIGLLSSAQLAEWLPASRDVDAYFLGPKPFMRHVKKQLRELGVPESQTRYEFFGPASALE; encoded by the coding sequence ATGCTGACCCCAGAACAACGCGCCATCGTCAAATCCACCGTCCCCCTGCTGGAGACGGGCGGCGAGGCGCTGACCACCCATTTCTACAAGATCATGCTGGCCGAGCATCCCGAGGTGCGGCCGTTTTTCAACCAGGCGCACCAGGCCAACGGCGACCAGCCGCGCGCACTGGCCAACGGCGTGCTGATGTATGCGCGCAACATCGACCGGCTGGAGCAGCTCGGCGGGCTGGTCAACCAGATCATCCAGAAGCATGTGTCGCTGCAGATCGAGGCGGCGCATTACCCGGTGGTGGGCAGCTGCCTGCTGCGCGCCATCCGCGAGGTGCTGGGCGCTGAGATTGCCACCGACGAAGTGATTGCCGCCTGGGCGGCGGCCTACCAGCAGCTGGCCGACATCCTGATCGGCGCGGAAGAAAAGATTTACGCCGACGTGGCCGCTGCCCCCGGCGGCTGGCGCGGCGGGCGCGCGTTTCGCGTGGCGCGCAAGGTGGCCGAAAGCGCCGAGATCACCTCGTTCTACCTGGAGCCGCAGGACGGCGGCGCGCTGGCCAGCTTCGAGCCCGGCCAGTACATCGGCCTGCGCCTGGTGGTGAACGGCCAGGAAATCCGCCGCAATTATTCGCTGTCGGCCGCGCCCAACGGCAACGACTACCGCATCAGCGTCAAGCGCGAGCCGGGCGGCGTGGCCTCGAATTACCTGCATGACCAGGTGCATGAAGGCGATGTGCTGGAACTGGCTCCGCCGGCCGGCGAATTCGTGCTGGCAGACAGCGACAAGCCGCTGGTCCTGATCAGCGGCGGCGTCGGCATCACGCCCACGCTGGCGATGCTGGACGCGGCCTTGCTGGGAACGCGGCCGGTGCATTTCATCCACTTTGCCCGCAACCGCTCGGCGCATGCGTTTCGCGCCGCCATCGAGGCGCGCCATGCCCGGCATGCACAGCTCAAGCGCTTTTATGTCTATGACGAGCATGCGGACGAAGCGCAGGCGCCGCACGCCATTGGCCTGCTCAGCAGCGCGCAGTTGGCCGAATGGCTGCCGGCTTCACGCGATGTGGACGCCTACTTTTTAGGCCCCAAGCCCTTCATGCGCCATGTCAAGAAGCAGTTGCGCGAGCTGGGCGTGCCTGAATCGCAGACCCGCTACGAGTTTTTTGGTCCGGCCAGCGCGCTGGAATAA
- a CDS encoding DUF1993 domain-containing protein, translated as MTSAIYTASIPVFKQLLGGLGQVLAKADAHVAAKKIDPNALLQARLFPDMFPMLRQVQVATDFAKSVSARLAGVDVPTLADDEQTFADLQARIATVLAFIDGLDAVLFDEAATREIVTQAGTPKEKRFTGESYLFNYGLPHFFFHTTTAYAILRHNGVEVGKKDYIGTY; from the coding sequence ATGACCAGCGCTATCTACACCGCCTCGATTCCCGTTTTCAAACAGCTGCTGGGCGGCCTCGGCCAGGTACTGGCCAAGGCCGACGCGCATGTCGCGGCGAAAAAAATTGATCCCAACGCCTTGCTGCAGGCGCGGCTTTTTCCCGACATGTTCCCGATGCTGCGCCAGGTCCAGGTCGCCACCGACTTCGCCAAGAGCGTCTCGGCCCGGCTGGCCGGCGTGGACGTGCCCACGCTGGCCGACGACGAGCAGACCTTTGCCGACCTGCAGGCGCGCATTGCCACCGTGCTGGCGTTCATTGACGGCCTGGATGCAGTCTTGTTCGACGAAGCCGCCACGCGCGAAATCGTCACGCAGGCTGGCACGCCCAAGGAAAAGCGCTTCACCGGCGAGTCTTATTTGTTCAATTACGGCCTGCCGCATTTCTTTTTCCACACCACCACGGCGTATGCCATCCTGCGCCACAACGGCGTGGAAGTGGGCAAGAAGGACTACATCGGCACGTATTGA
- a CDS encoding VOC family protein, producing the protein MPIRNAIASLAVKDIESALKWYERLLGRSADSRPMAEVAEWKFDGGGWLQVYQLPERAGSGSVTLAVTDIDEQAAHLRQCKIDTGQRSSGQKVKTLMITDPDGNHIAFAQAIDPGMAQ; encoded by the coding sequence ATGCCCATCCGCAATGCAATCGCCAGCCTTGCCGTCAAGGATATTGAGTCCGCGCTCAAGTGGTACGAACGCCTCCTGGGCCGGTCAGCCGACTCCCGGCCCATGGCCGAGGTGGCTGAATGGAAGTTTGATGGCGGCGGCTGGCTGCAGGTGTATCAACTCCCCGAACGCGCCGGTTCGGGTTCGGTGACGCTGGCGGTCACCGACATCGACGAACAGGCGGCGCATCTCCGGCAATGCAAGATTGACACCGGGCAGCGAAGCTCGGGGCAAAAGGTCAAGACCCTGATGATCACCGACCCCGACGGCAATCACATCGCATTTGCGCAGGCCATCGACCCCGGCATGGCGCAATGA
- a CDS encoding tRNA-dihydrouridine synthase produces the protein MTILLAPMEGLLDFVLRDILTRVGGIDRCVSEFIRITDQLLPERVFTRIVPELHNGGRTLAGVPVRAQLLGSDAVCLAENAGRLAELGPAGIDLNFGCPAKIVNRHGGGAALLDEPETIAAIVAAVRRAVPSHMPVSAKMRLGFNDDSRAVECALAIAGGGADELVVHARTRAQAYRPPAYWERIADIRAAVRIPVVANGEIWTVSDARRCREASGCESLMLGRGVVTDPGLGLAIKASMNGAASPAGVAWPQLVPLLAEFWHIVCTRLDVRSRAGRLKQWLNFLRRRFPEAEIAYQQIRAVNDPALIDVWLAGVVLAQLAVNLSAGAALPLSRFSVRVPGLDAG, from the coding sequence ATGACCATCCTGCTCGCGCCCATGGAAGGGCTGCTCGACTTCGTGCTGCGCGACATTCTGACGCGGGTGGGCGGCATTGACCGCTGCGTGTCCGAATTCATCCGCATCACCGACCAGCTGCTGCCCGAGCGCGTGTTCACCCGCATCGTTCCCGAGTTGCACAACGGCGGCCGCACGCTGGCCGGCGTTCCGGTGCGCGCCCAGCTGCTGGGGTCCGATGCGGTCTGCCTGGCTGAAAACGCCGGGCGGCTGGCCGAACTCGGGCCGGCCGGCATCGACCTGAACTTCGGCTGCCCGGCAAAAATAGTGAACCGCCATGGCGGCGGCGCGGCGCTGCTCGACGAGCCCGAAACCATCGCCGCCATCGTCGCCGCCGTGCGCCGCGCCGTGCCAAGCCACATGCCGGTGTCGGCCAAGATGCGGCTGGGCTTTAACGACGATTCGCGCGCGGTGGAATGCGCGCTGGCGATTGCCGGCGGCGGCGCCGACGAGCTGGTGGTGCATGCCCGCACCAGGGCGCAGGCCTACCGCCCGCCCGCCTACTGGGAGCGCATTGCCGACATTCGCGCCGCCGTGCGCATTCCGGTCGTGGCCAACGGCGAAATCTGGACGGTCAGCGATGCGCGCCGCTGCCGCGAAGCGTCGGGCTGCGAATCGCTGATGCTGGGGCGCGGCGTGGTCACCGACCCGGGGCTGGGGCTGGCGATCAAGGCGTCGATGAACGGCGCTGCATCGCCTGCGGGCGTTGCCTGGCCCCAACTGGTGCCGCTGCTGGCCGAGTTCTGGCACATCGTCTGCACCCGGCTCGATGTCCGCTCGCGTGCCGGCCGACTCAAGCAGTGGCTCAATTTTTTGCGCCGCCGTTTTCCTGAAGCCGAAATCGCCTACCAGCAGATCAGGGCGGTGAATGACCCGGCGCTGATTGATGTCTGGCTGGCGGGGGTGGTGCTGGCGCAGCTTGCTGTCAATTTATCTGCAGGGGCTGCTCTGCCGCTATCGCGTTTTTCGGTGCGAGTGCCGGGACTTGATGCCGGGTGA
- a CDS encoding class I SAM-dependent methyltransferase, whose translation MPTFFSVTAVTLPESAAPASTLIQWKEAGVEHSALWRSERGAAPPRRIVEADDTMAADTAYRLACEGTGLLWRGDFQNARQMVQALARRIDKPPKASKLARVAIKKAADNAVSGVPAGQDFHLHRQAQSQRARVLGMVLIEFGADYGVDLRRAPDAKQACTEAWGAAGEAGQPSVASLRELMGVISAHEWRKKGVEIPALGKAPNNRIHPHYGVFSPVRGEYVDLVANAPLPANPGSKFVAFDIGTGTGVLSAVLALRGEVDQVVATDLDPRALECARENIYRLRLPNPVKVMQADLFPEGQASVIVCNPPWLPARPGSPLEGAVYDEDSRMLLGFLKGLPAHLAPSGEGWLILSNFAEQLGLRTRAELLAAIKASGLKVLGRIDAKPDHPKVADASNPLHKARAAEVTSLWRLGAA comes from the coding sequence ATGCCTACCTTCTTTTCCGTGACCGCCGTCACGCTTCCCGAATCAGCCGCCCCGGCCTCAACCCTTATTCAGTGGAAAGAAGCAGGTGTGGAGCATTCGGCGCTCTGGCGTTCCGAACGTGGCGCAGCGCCGCCCCGGCGCATCGTCGAGGCCGACGACACCATGGCCGCCGACACCGCCTACCGGCTGGCCTGCGAAGGCACCGGCCTGCTCTGGCGCGGCGATTTCCAGAACGCTCGGCAGATGGTGCAGGCGCTGGCCAGGCGCATCGACAAGCCGCCCAAAGCCTCCAAGCTGGCCCGGGTCGCGATCAAGAAAGCCGCCGACAACGCCGTCTCCGGCGTTCCGGCCGGCCAGGATTTCCACCTGCACCGCCAGGCCCAGTCGCAGCGCGCCCGGGTTCTGGGCATGGTGCTGATCGAGTTTGGCGCCGACTACGGCGTAGATTTGCGCCGCGCGCCTGACGCAAAACAAGCCTGCACCGAGGCCTGGGGCGCGGCCGGCGAGGCGGGCCAGCCCAGCGTGGCGTCGCTGCGCGAATTGATGGGCGTGATCAGCGCGCATGAGTGGCGCAAGAAAGGCGTTGAAATCCCCGCCTTGGGCAAGGCGCCCAACAACCGCATTCACCCGCATTACGGCGTGTTTTCACCCGTGCGCGGCGAGTACGTGGACCTGGTGGCGAATGCCCCCTTGCCCGCCAACCCAGGCTCCAAGTTCGTCGCCTTCGACATCGGCACCGGCACCGGCGTGCTGTCGGCCGTGCTGGCGCTGCGTGGCGAGGTGGATCAGGTCGTGGCCACCGACCTGGACCCGCGCGCGCTCGAATGCGCGCGTGAAAACATCTACCGCCTGCGCCTGCCGAACCCGGTCAAGGTGATGCAGGCCGACCTGTTTCCCGAGGGACAAGCGTCGGTCATCGTCTGCAACCCGCCGTGGCTGCCGGCGCGCCCCGGCTCGCCGCTCGAAGGCGCGGTGTACGACGAAGACAGCCGCATGCTGCTGGGTTTCCTCAAGGGGCTGCCCGCGCACCTGGCCCCTAGCGGCGAAGGCTGGCTGATCCTGTCCAATTTTGCCGAACAGTTGGGTTTGCGCACGCGCGCCGAGTTGCTGGCCGCGATCAAGGCCAGCGGCCTGAAGGTGCTGGGCCGCATCGACGCCAAGCCCGATCATCCCAAGGTGGCCGATGCAAGCAACCCGCTGCACAAGGCGCGCGCCGCCGAAGTCACGTCGCTCTGGCGTCTGGGCGCGGCCTGA
- a CDS encoding efflux transporter outer membrane subunit, whose amino-acid sequence MNRLISSAPALSLLFAALLLAGCATSTPLDTSSVPATPAAFKEQAGSVAAATPASGEAVGQGVWWSVFADPVLNQLVEQASRNNNSVQVAAGRLLQARAIARQTDASRAPQVGLGAGVTRQSNTDTGHVPATVVSAGASLSYEVDLFGKLAGASNAASLDAASREALLRSTRLLVQADVAQTYLSLRALDAERGLVNSTLQAYRNTLRLTEVRFREGDVAELDVARVRSEVASTESEALALDRRRAELEHAVAVLVGEVASTFQIAPVEWATALPVIPAGVPSSVLVRRPDIAAAQTTLQAAQARVGVAKTAWFPSISLTATGGYAAPEVGDLFKLSMRSWGIGALLSLPILDGGQREAGVQNANAELDIALANYREQILVAFRDVEDQLSALRLLAEQSEAQSRSVASSSRATLLSDTRYRNGFVSQLELLDAQRSELRNRRQALQVKAAQYLSTVGLIRALGGGWA is encoded by the coding sequence GTGAACCGTTTAATTTCATCGGCCCCGGCGCTCTCGCTGCTGTTTGCCGCACTGCTGCTGGCCGGCTGCGCGACCAGCACGCCGCTCGACACGTCCAGCGTTCCGGCAACGCCGGCCGCTTTCAAAGAGCAAGCGGGTTCCGTCGCAGCCGCAACGCCGGCTTCGGGTGAAGCCGTCGGGCAGGGCGTGTGGTGGAGCGTTTTTGCCGACCCGGTGCTCAACCAGTTGGTCGAGCAGGCCAGCCGCAACAACAACAGCGTGCAGGTCGCGGCCGGACGGCTGCTGCAGGCGCGGGCGATTGCGCGCCAGACCGATGCCAGCCGCGCGCCGCAAGTCGGCCTGGGCGCCGGCGTCACGCGCCAGAGCAACACCGACACCGGCCATGTGCCCGCCACCGTGGTGAGTGCCGGCGCCAGCCTGTCGTACGAGGTCGATCTGTTCGGCAAGCTGGCGGGCGCGTCGAATGCCGCGTCGCTCGATGCCGCCTCGCGCGAGGCGCTGCTGCGCAGTACGCGTTTGCTGGTGCAGGCCGACGTGGCGCAAACCTACCTCAGCCTGCGGGCGCTGGATGCCGAGCGCGGGCTGGTCAACAGCACGCTGCAGGCCTACCGCAACACGCTGCGCCTGACCGAAGTGCGCTTCAGGGAAGGCGACGTGGCCGAGCTGGACGTGGCCCGCGTGCGCAGCGAAGTCGCCTCCACCGAATCGGAAGCGCTGGCGCTGGACCGCCGCCGCGCCGAGCTTGAACATGCCGTGGCCGTGCTGGTCGGCGAGGTCGCCTCGACCTTCCAGATTGCGCCGGTCGAATGGGCCACGGCGCTGCCCGTGATACCGGCCGGCGTGCCCAGCAGCGTGCTGGTTCGCCGGCCCGACATCGCCGCCGCGCAAACCACGCTGCAGGCGGCGCAGGCGCGCGTGGGCGTGGCCAAGACGGCATGGTTTCCCAGCATCTCGCTGACCGCCACCGGCGGTTACGCCGCGCCTGAAGTGGGCGATCTGTTCAAGCTGTCGATGCGTTCCTGGGGCATTGGCGCGCTGCTGTCGCTGCCGATTCTGGACGGCGGCCAGCGCGAAGCCGGTGTGCAGAACGCCAATGCCGAACTCGACATCGCGCTGGCCAATTACCGCGAACAGATTCTGGTCGCCTTCCGGGACGTGGAAGACCAGCTGTCGGCCCTGCGACTCTTGGCCGAGCAGTCCGAAGCCCAATCGCGCTCGGTGGCTTCGAGCAGCCGCGCCACGCTGCTGTCGGATACGCGCTACCGCAACGGCTTTGTCAGCCAGCTCGAACTGCTCGACGCCCAGCGCAGCGAGTTGCGCAACCGCCGCCAGGCGCTGCAGGTGAAAGCCGCGCAATACCTGTCAACGGTCGGACTGATTCGCGCGCTGGGCGGCGGCTGGGCTTGA